From the genome of Hydrogenophaga sp. PBL-H3, one region includes:
- a CDS encoding type II toxin-antitoxin system prevent-host-death family antitoxin: MSINTFSSRDFTRDVSAAKRATGDGPVFITDRGRPAFALLKIEDYYRIAGQSELSLLDVMDGIPGGEGIDFDPPRFDLKLSVAALD, from the coding sequence GTGAGCATCAATACGTTTTCCAGCCGAGACTTCACACGCGATGTCTCAGCGGCCAAGCGCGCAACCGGCGACGGCCCCGTCTTCATCACAGACCGTGGGCGTCCTGCATTTGCGTTGCTCAAGATCGAGGACTACTACCGCATTGCCGGTCAAAGCGAGTTGTCGCTGCTCGACGTCATGGACGGTATACCGGGTGGTGAGGGAATCGACTTTGATCCGCCGCGGTTCGATCTCAAGCTCTCCGTCGCGGCGCTGGACTGA
- a CDS encoding type II toxin-antitoxin system VapC family toxin produces the protein MFVLDTNVISELRHGKLNQSAQVRAWAAGQSSSRLFLSAISILELEIGIRALERRTPPQGSALRAWLAGVRVAFAGRILPFTENTAPVCASLHVPNPCSERDAMIAATAIEHGFSVVTRNVPDFVNTGVGLINPWDS, from the coding sequence ATGTTCGTCCTGGATACCAACGTCATCTCCGAGCTGCGCCACGGGAAACTCAACCAGTCTGCGCAGGTGCGGGCATGGGCTGCAGGGCAGTCCAGCAGCAGGCTTTTCCTGTCCGCCATCTCCATTCTTGAGCTGGAGATTGGCATCCGCGCACTGGAGCGTCGCACCCCGCCACAGGGCAGTGCGCTGCGCGCTTGGCTCGCTGGGGTGCGTGTGGCTTTCGCTGGCCGGATCCTCCCGTTTACGGAGAACACGGCGCCCGTGTGCGCTTCGTTACATGTGCCCAACCCTTGTTCAGAGCGCGATGCAATGATCGCGGCCACAGCCATCGAGCACGGATTTTCAGTGGTTACGCGCAACGTGCCAGACTTTGTGAACACGGGCGTTGGCTTGATCAATCCCTGGGATTCCTGA
- a CDS encoding helix-hairpin-helix domain-containing protein — MGRSSFESTRDLLSVPPDQLSACLAALHDWILRSKRFIVIAEAAGVDASKLEIEPFAWTPNEKRSVDAAITPDTPIEELGIRRSAVHRMLEINIYRLEDLALASEDELMRMKDVGRTTVEQLREMLGKHGLAFKESDQPWRRDLDRAAVAFRTRAAERKLSDQSPISELGLRPATVNRCLARGIDSVGALRSHTLRDLYVKFGKASIRELVQTLRCVGMTLHSAPGDLAQWEYGVLNLNELKRPGDDAAVEELAPWLGWSVTKALGKSGATTVAAAREVAIEAREGKCRRHGLGAHGQTRLMEYFALPKPPIHRSERDRRPSPFPTPFPEDHAGE, encoded by the coding sequence ATGGGCCGCTCCTCTTTTGAAAGCACAAGGGACCTGCTTTCGGTGCCACCAGATCAGCTATCCGCCTGCCTAGCAGCACTGCATGACTGGATCCTGCGTTCCAAGCGCTTCATCGTCATAGCGGAAGCTGCCGGCGTTGACGCCTCGAAGCTCGAGATCGAACCCTTCGCATGGACACCGAATGAGAAGCGCTCCGTCGATGCTGCAATAACGCCCGACACACCGATTGAGGAACTTGGCATTCGCCGTTCTGCGGTGCACCGAATGCTCGAAATCAACATCTACCGTCTGGAGGACTTGGCGCTGGCCAGCGAAGACGAACTGATGAGGATGAAGGATGTCGGGCGAACCACAGTCGAGCAGCTGCGTGAGATGCTGGGCAAACATGGCCTCGCTTTCAAGGAAAGCGATCAACCTTGGCGTCGGGACCTGGACCGCGCAGCGGTGGCCTTTCGCACGCGAGCCGCCGAGCGCAAGTTGAGCGACCAGTCCCCAATCAGCGAGCTCGGGCTGCGGCCGGCCACAGTCAATCGCTGCCTCGCACGTGGAATCGACAGTGTCGGTGCCCTTCGGTCGCACACATTGAGAGATCTGTACGTGAAGTTCGGCAAGGCCTCGATCCGAGAGCTTGTGCAAACGCTCAGGTGCGTGGGGATGACGCTTCACTCAGCGCCTGGTGATTTGGCGCAGTGGGAATACGGCGTCCTGAACCTCAACGAACTCAAACGGCCGGGCGACGACGCTGCGGTCGAGGAACTGGCACCTTGGCTTGGCTGGTCTGTCACCAAGGCCTTGGGGAAGTCAGGGGCCACCACGGTGGCGGCTGCGCGCGAGGTTGCGATCGAAGCAAGGGAGGGCAAGTGCAGGCGCCACGGACTGGGTGCTCATGGCCAGACTCGTTTGATGGAGTACTTCGCGCTGCCGAAACCACCTATCCATAGGTCTGAGCGGGATCGCCGGCCTTCTCCATTCCCCACGCCATTCCCCGAGGACCACGCCGGCGAGTGA